The following are from one region of the Stanieria cyanosphaera PCC 7437 genome:
- the serA gene encoding phosphoglycerate dehydrogenase, with protein MAKVLVSDPIDQVGIDILSQVAQVDVKTGLPVEELVKIIGEYDALMLRSGTKVTQEVIEAGTHLKIIGRAGVGVDNIDVPAATRQGIVVVNSPEGNTIAAAEHALAMMLSLSRQIPDANQSVKAGKWERKRFVGAEVYKKTLGVVGLGKIGAHVATVARAMGMKILAYDPFISTERAEQLGCRLVDLDLLFREADYITLHVPKTPETANLINSETLAKMKPTVRIVNCARGGIIDEAAIAEAVKAGKIAGAALDVFANEPLGESPLTELGTNVVLTPHLGASTAEAQVNVAIDVAEQIRDVLLGLPARSAVNIPGLNPDVMEKLRPYLQLAETLGNMVGQLAGGRIEQLNISLQGELATKDSQPLIVGALKGLLSQALRERVNYVNASIEAKERGIRVIETRDSSVKDYSGGSIHLEAQGSNGKHSVTGALLGDGEIRITDLDEFPINVPPSGYMLFTLHQDMPGIIGKIGSLLGSYNVNIASMQVGRKIVRGDAVMVLSLDDPLPEGILGEVIKIAGITDAYTVKLS; from the coding sequence ATGGCAAAGGTTCTTGTATCCGATCCCATCGACCAAGTTGGAATAGACATCCTCTCTCAGGTTGCTCAAGTAGATGTCAAAACTGGTTTACCAGTAGAAGAATTGGTCAAAATCATCGGCGAATATGACGCTTTAATGCTTCGTTCTGGAACAAAAGTTACCCAAGAAGTAATTGAAGCCGGTACTCATTTAAAAATTATTGGACGGGCAGGAGTAGGAGTAGACAATATTGATGTTCCTGCTGCTACTCGTCAAGGTATTGTTGTTGTCAACTCTCCAGAGGGTAATACTATTGCTGCTGCTGAACACGCTCTAGCAATGATGTTATCTTTATCCCGTCAAATTCCTGATGCTAACCAATCTGTGAAGGCTGGGAAATGGGAACGTAAGCGTTTTGTGGGGGCAGAAGTCTACAAAAAAACTTTAGGTGTAGTTGGCTTAGGAAAAATTGGGGCGCACGTAGCTACCGTTGCTAGAGCAATGGGCATGAAAATTTTAGCTTATGACCCCTTTATTTCTACTGAAAGAGCAGAACAGCTTGGTTGTCGTTTAGTCGACTTAGATTTATTGTTCCGAGAAGCAGATTATATTACTCTTCACGTTCCTAAAACTCCAGAGACTGCTAATTTAATCAATTCTGAAACGTTGGCTAAAATGAAGCCTACAGTTCGGATTGTTAATTGCGCTCGTGGTGGCATCATTGATGAAGCAGCGATCGCAGAAGCTGTCAAAGCAGGAAAAATTGCTGGTGCAGCTTTAGACGTATTTGCTAATGAGCCTTTAGGAGAATCTCCTTTAACCGAGTTGGGTACTAATGTCGTACTTACTCCTCATTTAGGAGCATCTACGGCTGAAGCTCAAGTTAATGTTGCGATTGATGTGGCTGAACAAATTCGGGATGTTTTATTAGGGTTACCTGCTCGCTCGGCGGTTAATATTCCTGGACTCAACCCCGATGTGATGGAAAAACTCCGACCCTATCTACAGTTAGCAGAAACTTTGGGTAATATGGTTGGACAACTTGCAGGAGGTAGAATCGAACAATTAAATATCTCTCTCCAAGGCGAACTAGCAACCAAAGATAGTCAACCTCTCATTGTAGGCGCACTTAAAGGTCTTTTATCTCAAGCTCTAAGAGAAAGAGTTAATTACGTCAATGCTAGTATCGAAGCCAAAGAAAGAGGAATCAGAGTTATTGAAACTAGAGACAGTTCTGTAAAAGACTATTCTGGTGGTTCAATTCATTTAGAAGCTCAAGGTTCTAATGGTAAACATTCTGTAACAGGAGCGTTACTCGGAGACGGAGAAATTCGCATTACTGATTTAGATGAATTTCCTATTAATGTTCCTCCTAGTGGATATATGCTATTTACTTTGCACCAAGATATGCCTGGCATTATTGGAAAAATTGGGTCATTATTAGGTAGTTACAATGTCAACATTGCCAGTATGCAAGTTGGTCGAAAGATTGTGCGTGGTGATGCCGTAATGGTTTTAAGCCTCGACGATCCTTTACCAGAAGGAATTTTGGGAGAAGTTATTAAAATAGCTGGCATCACCGATGCTTACACAGTCAAGCTTTCATAG
- the prmA gene encoding 50S ribosomal protein L11 methyltransferase gives MSNRWWEINVLCEPVLEESVFWRLENFGCSGTATQVKEDLYLIRAYIPEISAQLMDLAALSLWLKQDATLIESSLPQINWNLIDEEDWASSWKEHWHPAEIGDRILIYPAWLELPSETDRLVLRLDPGAAFGTGTHPTTQLCLESLEMRLSQGAENLTIADIGCGSGILSIGAVLLGAKQVYAVDTDALAIKTCRSNCQLNNIDRQRLLVHHGSIEKLLELNQTFDGIVCNILADTIVELFPQFDALTTKSSWAILSGILVEQADRIADAVEGQGWTIAALWKRQEWCCFNVRRSEY, from the coding sequence ATGTCTAATCGCTGGTGGGAAATAAACGTACTCTGTGAGCCAGTTTTAGAAGAATCTGTCTTCTGGCGACTCGAAAATTTTGGCTGTTCGGGAACAGCTACCCAAGTAAAAGAAGACCTTTACTTAATTAGAGCTTATATTCCCGAAATTTCAGCCCAATTAATGGATTTAGCTGCTTTATCTTTATGGTTAAAGCAAGATGCTACTTTAATTGAATCTTCTCTTCCCCAGATCAATTGGAATTTGATTGATGAGGAAGATTGGGCAAGCAGTTGGAAAGAACATTGGCATCCGGCCGAAATTGGCGATCGCATTTTAATCTATCCTGCTTGGTTAGAACTTCCTTCAGAAACTGATCGACTTGTTCTCCGTCTAGATCCAGGGGCAGCTTTTGGTACAGGTACGCATCCCACCACCCAACTGTGTTTAGAATCTTTGGAAATGCGTTTGTCTCAAGGAGCGGAAAATTTAACCATTGCTGATATTGGTTGTGGTTCGGGAATTCTTTCGATTGGGGCAGTTTTGTTGGGAGCAAAACAAGTTTATGCCGTTGACACTGATGCTTTAGCAATTAAAACTTGTCGCAGTAATTGTCAACTCAACAATATTGATCGACAACGTTTACTCGTTCATCACGGTAGTATTGAAAAACTTTTAGAATTAAACCAAACCTTTGATGGGATTGTCTGCAATATTTTAGCAGATACCATCGTAGAACTTTTTCCTCAGTTTGATGCTTTGACCACTAAAAGCAGTTGGGCGATTTTAAGTGGTATTTTAGTCGAACAGGCAGACCGAATTGCCGATGCAGTAGAAGGACAAGGTTGGACTATTGCCGCTTTATGGAAGCGACAAGAGTGGTGTTGTTTTAACGTACGTCGTTCGGAATATTAA
- the map gene encoding type I methionyl aminopeptidase: protein MGNERITLLSQREIEKMRQAGRLAAELLDHLASMVKPGVSTLEINDEAEKWTQAHGAKSAPLGYHGFPKSICTSINEVICHGIPNAKQILQEGDIINIDVTPILDGYHGDSSRTFLVGTPSPEAQRLVEVTEKCLKLGIEAVKPGARIGDIGAAIQEYAEANGFSVVRDFVGHGISHIFHTAPQIPHYGTRGKGKKLKPGMVFTIEPMINEGTWEAVVLDDGWTAITKDGKLSAQFEHTIAVTEDGVEILTLRD from the coding sequence ATGGGAAACGAAAGAATTACACTACTCTCTCAAAGAGAAATTGAGAAAATGCGTCAAGCAGGGCGTTTAGCTGCCGAACTTCTAGATCATCTTGCGTCAATGGTTAAACCAGGAGTAAGCACCTTAGAAATTAATGATGAAGCCGAAAAATGGACACAAGCTCATGGAGCTAAAAGCGCACCTCTAGGTTATCATGGATTTCCCAAATCTATTTGTACCAGTATTAATGAAGTGATTTGTCACGGTATTCCCAATGCCAAACAAATTCTTCAAGAAGGAGACATTATCAATATCGATGTGACTCCGATTCTCGATGGTTATCATGGTGATAGTTCCAGAACTTTTTTGGTTGGTACTCCCTCTCCTGAAGCGCAAAGACTCGTAGAAGTAACAGAAAAATGTTTGAAATTAGGAATTGAAGCAGTTAAACCAGGGGCGAGAATTGGTGATATTGGAGCAGCTATTCAAGAATACGCCGAAGCTAATGGTTTTTCTGTAGTTAGAGATTTTGTTGGACATGGCATTAGCCATATTTTTCATACTGCTCCGCAAATTCCTCACTACGGTACTAGAGGAAAAGGAAAAAAACTCAAACCAGGAATGGTATTTACTATTGAACCAATGATTAATGAAGGGACTTGGGAAGCAGTAGTTCTGGATGATGGTTGGACAGCTATTACTAAAGATGGTAAATTGTCTGCCCAGTTTGAACATACGATCGCAGTTACGGAAGATGGAGTAGAAATCCTGACACTGAGAGATTAA
- a CDS encoding DUF3616 domain-containing protein: MKKILGSLILFCFSLIFGLSSNFFNPTLAEELGTYPLCEPSALIEINCPNQDGNCLLVGDNEIDDSVFVYPINAEKFNSESQQILAFDHFKIKDLEAIAFLDNHQLILFGSHSRNTKCSVKKSRKRFVVAEIVGDRLKRIKQVEANFPINSHQLFTEATINQNQIIQAVSQAIDRAEQAADLAEGNFEQCQQINSFNFEGAVTVPNTNNVWLGLRSPLVNYQGKNWTILLHLTNLNQFQFDSVALLDLQGRGIRDLTFKNNFIWGIAGGPEDDLDNFFLWQFPVKSLQANAMIEPKTIQSLPSFAEGLAIVNDQAYLVIDGDLGDSNSQCQISGKYQIINLKKN; this comes from the coding sequence GTGAAAAAAATCCTTGGTAGTCTAATTTTATTTTGTTTCAGTTTAATTTTTGGACTTAGTAGTAATTTTTTTAATCCAACTTTAGCAGAAGAATTAGGAACTTATCCTCTCTGTGAACCTTCGGCCTTGATAGAAATTAATTGTCCTAATCAAGATGGTAATTGTTTGCTTGTAGGAGATAATGAGATAGATGATTCTGTATTTGTTTATCCAATCAACGCAGAAAAATTTAATTCTGAATCGCAACAAATTTTAGCTTTTGATCATTTTAAAATCAAAGATTTAGAAGCGATCGCGTTTTTAGATAATCATCAATTAATTTTGTTTGGTTCTCATAGTCGTAATACTAAATGTTCTGTTAAAAAATCAAGGAAACGTTTTGTCGTAGCTGAAATTGTTGGAGATCGTCTCAAACGGATAAAACAAGTTGAAGCCAATTTTCCAATTAATTCTCATCAATTATTTACTGAAGCAACAATTAATCAAAATCAAATAATTCAAGCTGTGAGTCAGGCAATTGATCGTGCTGAACAAGCTGCTGATTTAGCAGAAGGAAACTTTGAACAATGTCAACAAATTAATAGTTTTAATTTTGAAGGAGCAGTAACTGTTCCTAACACGAATAATGTCTGGTTAGGATTGCGATCGCCTTTAGTTAATTATCAAGGAAAAAACTGGACAATTCTTTTACATTTAACTAATTTAAATCAATTTCAATTTGATTCAGTAGCTCTCTTAGATTTACAAGGCAGAGGTATTAGAGACTTAACTTTCAAAAATAATTTTATTTGGGGAATTGCTGGAGGTCCAGAAGATGATTTAGATAATTTTTTCTTGTGGCAATTTCCTGTTAAATCACTACAGGCTAATGCCATGATCGAACCCAAAACAATTCAATCTCTTCCTTCTTTTGCTGAGGGATTAGCTATTGTGAATGACCAAGCTTATTTAGTTATTGATGGTGATTTGGGCGATTCTAATTCTCAATGTCAAATATCAGGCAAATACCAGATTATAAATCTTAAAAAGAATTAA
- a CDS encoding universal stress protein has protein sequence MFRKILVAIDCSCQGKKLFEQALCVAKVRQAHLMLLQVISAQQNNYQWLLSVARCQSEEDFNFELFLKKQQIYRQEGLDFLRSLTRKATIAGIKTEFSQVMGSPCQIICTLAQIWQADLIMIGSDSYSSLHKIGLSGVSNYVTYYLPCSVLVLV, from the coding sequence ATGTTTAGGAAAATTTTGGTAGCTATAGATTGTTCTTGCCAAGGAAAGAAGTTATTTGAGCAAGCTTTATGTGTAGCTAAAGTTAGGCAAGCTCATTTGATGTTGCTTCAGGTTATTTCTGCTCAACAAAACAATTATCAATGGTTATTATCTGTTGCCAGATGTCAGTCAGAAGAGGATTTTAACTTTGAATTATTTCTCAAAAAACAGCAAATTTATCGTCAGGAAGGATTAGATTTTTTGCGATCGCTGACTCGAAAAGCTACAATTGCAGGAATAAAAACTGAATTTAGTCAAGTGATGGGTAGTCCTTGTCAGATTATTTGTACGTTAGCTCAAATCTGGCAAGCTGATTTAATTATGATTGGTTCTGACAGTTATTCTTCATTACATAAAATAGGTTTGAGTGGTGTAAGTAATTATGTAACTTATTATTTACCTTGTTCGGTTTTAGTTCTGGTTTAA
- a CDS encoding universal stress protein — protein sequence MFNKILVGIDRSLISKKVFEVALSFATATGANLMLVQVLSDREEDYPQLPAYSYYPMWDDQTVRIYQQQWEEYKKQGIEILNNLAQQATEAGIATEFTQMSGSPERSICQIAYTWNADLIIVGNRGLTGIKEMVLGSVSNYVTHHAPCSVLIVRDTELLPPQSTSE from the coding sequence ATGTTTAATAAAATTTTAGTAGGAATCGATCGCTCTTTGATTAGCAAGAAAGTATTTGAAGTTGCACTGTCTTTTGCTACTGCTACAGGTGCAAATTTAATGTTAGTACAAGTTTTATCAGACCGCGAAGAAGATTATCCTCAACTTCCTGCTTACTCTTACTATCCGATGTGGGACGATCAAACTGTCAGAATTTATCAACAACAATGGGAAGAGTATAAAAAACAAGGTATAGAAATACTGAATAATCTAGCTCAACAAGCTACTGAGGCAGGAATTGCTACCGAATTTACTCAAATGTCTGGAAGTCCAGAACGTTCTATCTGCCAGATAGCTTACACATGGAATGCAGATTTAATTATTGTTGGAAATAGAGGTTTAACTGGAATCAAAGAAATGGTTTTGGGTAGCGTCAGCAATTATGTGACTCATCATGCTCCTTGCTCGGTATTAATTGTTAGGGATACAGAGCTTTTACCTCCTCAATCTACTTCTGAATAA
- a CDS encoding dockerin type I domain-containing protein has translation MASSIINLSSLNGINGFILKGLEQDSRFADVVSSAVDLNGDGLSDLIIGAKDADPNSKQNAGKVYVIFGKNTSFSGFSLANLNGTNGFVINGINAGDKIGSAIASADVNNDGLSDLIIGANGADANGISNTGKTYVVFGNTIGYSSSFNLSTLNGTNGFVINGVSSGDFSGSAVSNAGDLNGDGIDDLVIGANFADTNGISNTGRSYVVFGKKTGLGANFNLSSLNGSNGFAIAGINQDDYSGISVSGAGDFNGDGIKDLIIGANRADAHGRSNSGETYVVFGKKEGFGATLNLANLNGSNGFVIKGINSGDSSGSAVSHAGDFNGDGIDDLIIAAPQADPNGQTNTGEVYLLFGSKTEFKSNFDLSTLNGKNGFVINGLKVDNLSNTSVSSAGDVNGDGINDVIIGSRNADAAQGESYVLFGSSNAFPSRINLANLKASQGFILKGINAGDLAGNSVSSAGDVNGDGIDDLIVGAPQANPNSIRDAGESYVVFGQDQRSLTIADFTRGPGQNVNSSGVAEKILIQLNNGEGVTKVDFTISYNPQLLDITGLSLDSNLPTGDWKVSVSKDITGQLKVHLTGDALAQGVANLAYLNAKVPSTATYGATGEIKIESMQLNGGSFNVIGDKTTHLVAYLGDANRDRKYSSADVVAISRLAAGLDSSLSAYSGVDPLLVADINGDGVISALDAALVANVVNGSTNSFIPPLP, from the coding sequence ATGGCTAGTTCGATTATCAATTTATCCAGCTTAAATGGTATTAATGGCTTTATTCTTAAAGGTTTAGAACAAGATAGTCGTTTTGCAGATGTAGTCAGTAGCGCAGTAGATTTAAATGGTGATGGTTTATCGGATTTGATTATTGGTGCTAAAGATGCCGATCCCAATAGCAAACAAAATGCTGGAAAAGTTTACGTGATCTTCGGTAAAAATACTAGCTTTTCTGGTTTTTCTTTAGCTAATCTCAATGGTACAAATGGTTTTGTCATTAATGGAATTAATGCAGGGGATAAAATTGGTAGTGCGATCGCGTCAGCAGATGTCAATAATGATGGTTTAAGTGATTTAATTATCGGAGCTAATGGCGCAGATGCTAATGGCATTAGTAATACAGGAAAAACTTACGTAGTTTTTGGTAACACTATTGGTTACAGCAGTAGCTTCAATTTATCAACTCTCAATGGTACTAATGGTTTTGTGATCAATGGCGTTAGTTCGGGAGATTTTTCTGGTAGTGCGGTTAGTAATGCTGGTGATCTTAATGGTGATGGCATTGATGATTTAGTGATTGGTGCTAATTTCGCCGATACAAACGGCATTAGTAATACAGGAAGAAGTTACGTTGTTTTTGGTAAAAAGACAGGATTGGGAGCGAATTTTAATCTTTCTAGTCTCAATGGTAGTAATGGTTTTGCGATCGCTGGTATTAATCAAGATGATTACTCCGGTATTTCTGTAAGTGGAGCAGGAGATTTTAATGGTGATGGCATTAAGGACTTGATTATTGGTGCAAACCGCGCTGATGCTCATGGTCGCAGTAATTCTGGCGAAACTTACGTTGTTTTTGGTAAAAAGGAAGGATTTGGCGCAACTTTAAATCTAGCTAATCTTAATGGTAGCAATGGCTTTGTGATTAAAGGTATTAATAGCGGAGATAGTTCTGGTAGTGCGGTTAGTCACGCAGGAGATTTTAACGGCGATGGCATTGACGATTTAATTATTGCTGCACCGCAAGCTGATCCTAATGGACAAACTAATACTGGTGAAGTATATCTTCTGTTTGGTAGTAAAACAGAATTTAAATCAAATTTTGATTTATCGACTCTCAATGGTAAAAATGGGTTCGTCATCAACGGATTAAAAGTTGATAATTTATCTAATACTTCTGTAAGTAGTGCAGGCGATGTCAATGGTGATGGGATCAATGATGTAATTATCGGTTCTAGAAATGCGGATGCTGCTCAAGGAGAAAGCTATGTTTTATTTGGCAGTAGCAATGCTTTTCCTTCCAGGATCAATCTTGCTAATTTAAAAGCTAGTCAAGGTTTTATTCTCAAAGGTATTAATGCAGGAGATTTAGCTGGTAATTCTGTTAGTAGTGCAGGGGATGTCAATGGTGATGGCATTGACGATTTAATTGTCGGCGCACCTCAAGCTAACCCTAATTCAATCCGTGATGCTGGTGAAAGCTATGTCGTCTTTGGTCAAGATCAACGTTCTTTGACTATAGCCGATTTTACTCGTGGCCCTGGTCAAAATGTAAATAGTTCTGGTGTTGCAGAAAAAATTCTGATCCAGCTTAACAATGGGGAAGGAGTTACTAAAGTTGATTTTACAATTTCTTATAATCCTCAATTACTTGATATCACTGGATTGAGTTTAGATAGTAATTTACCTACTGGCGACTGGAAAGTTTCAGTGAGCAAAGATATTACTGGTCAATTGAAAGTACATTTAACAGGAGATGCTTTAGCTCAAGGAGTAGCTAATCTAGCTTATCTTAATGCTAAAGTTCCTAGTACAGCTACTTATGGTGCAACTGGCGAGATCAAGATAGAATCAATGCAACTTAATGGCGGAAGTTTTAATGTTATTGGTGATAAGACTACTCATCTAGTTGCTTATTTAGGTGATGCTAATCGCGACCGCAAGTATAGTTCGGCAGATGTAGTCGCAATTTCTCGTTTAGCAGCAGGATTAGATAGTTCTCTATCGGCATATTCGGGAGTAGACCCTTTGTTAGTTGCCGATATCAATGGAGATGGAGTTATTTCTGCTTTAGACGCAGCTTTAGTCGCCAATGTAGTTAATGGTTCAACTAATTCTTTTATTCCACCTTTACCATAA
- a CDS encoding tetratricopeptide repeat protein has product MKTNFYDKDECKLTWGESAWFSSSGSVEQVFNSSTSFSAPNSPKSEYQLRASVEEKVAQGHYAVAIAIINQLIALRPNSAIDYNNRGLMHFRNNQIAEAIADLSQALKLDPKLDRAYNNRANCYAAQGNLAEAIADYRKKLGLRPRASARLYRICDNM; this is encoded by the coding sequence ATGAAGACTAACTTTTATGATAAGGACGAATGTAAACTAACTTGGGGTGAATCAGCTTGGTTTTCCTCCTCTGGCTCGGTGGAACAAGTTTTTAATTCCTCTACATCTTTCTCTGCGCCTAATTCGCCAAAATCAGAATATCAATTGCGTGCATCAGTAGAAGAAAAAGTTGCTCAAGGTCATTATGCAGTGGCGATCGCAATTATCAATCAATTAATAGCTCTTCGTCCTAATAGTGCTATTGACTACAATAACCGAGGGCTAATGCATTTTCGCAACAATCAAATCGCAGAAGCCATAGCCGATCTCAGTCAAGCTTTAAAACTCGATCCCAAACTAGATAGAGCCTATAATAATCGGGCAAATTGCTATGCTGCTCAAGGTAATTTGGCAGAAGCGATCGCTGATTATCGAAAAAAATTGGGTTTAAGACCTCGTGCTTCAGCACGGCTTTACAGAATTTGTGATAATATGTAA
- a CDS encoding RNA-guided endonuclease InsQ/TnpB family protein has product MTERAFKYRFYPTAEQENLLRRTMGCVRLVYNKALAARTEAWYSKQERVDYKQTSGLLTNWKKTEDLQFLNEVSSVPLQQCLRHLQKAFSNFWSKRANYPRFKKKRNGGSAEFTKAAFRYKEGKLWLAKCEEPLNIVWSRYIPQGCEPSTVTVKLEPSGRWFVSLLVDDYTVEVLPPTDKKIGLDAGVTSLVSTSDGEKIVNPKHFNRLYKKLKAAQKELSRKTKGSRNREKARLKVARIHAKIKDARTDFLHKLTTRLVQSNSLIAIEDLAVRNMVKNRKLARSISDAAWGEMRAQLEYKCEWYGRKLVKIDRFFPSSKRCQCGFVIEKLPLNVRSWDCPSCMTIGIDRDINAAKNILAAGLAVIVCGADIRPDNHSVKGASAVLGVSPTRLSRGQLRKTRKRKKQKPK; this is encoded by the coding sequence ATGACCGAACGTGCTTTCAAATACCGATTTTACCCAACTGCCGAGCAAGAAAATCTCCTGCGACGGACAATGGGTTGTGTTCGTTTGGTCTATAACAAAGCTCTGGCTGCAAGAACCGAAGCTTGGTATAGCAAACAAGAAAGGGTTGACTATAAGCAAACCTCTGGCTTGCTGACTAACTGGAAGAAAACCGAAGACTTGCAGTTTCTTAATGAAGTTAGCAGTGTACCTTTGCAGCAATGTTTGAGACATTTGCAAAAAGCTTTTTCTAACTTTTGGAGTAAAAGAGCTAATTACCCTCGGTTCAAGAAAAAACGTAACGGTGGTTCGGCAGAGTTTACCAAAGCAGCTTTTCGCTACAAGGAAGGTAAGCTTTGGTTAGCTAAATGCGAAGAACCATTGAATATAGTTTGGTCGAGGTATATTCCTCAAGGATGTGAACCTTCGACTGTTACTGTTAAACTCGAACCCTCTGGTAGATGGTTCGTATCTTTGTTGGTTGATGACTATACCGTAGAGGTACTTCCACCAACAGACAAAAAGATTGGGTTGGATGCTGGAGTTACCAGTCTTGTCAGTACCAGCGATGGTGAGAAGATAGTTAACCCAAAACATTTTAATCGGCTGTATAAAAAGCTCAAAGCAGCGCAAAAGGAACTGAGTCGGAAAACCAAAGGCTCTAGAAACCGAGAAAAAGCGCGACTTAAAGTAGCTCGAATACACGCCAAAATAAAAGATGCTCGTACTGATTTTCTGCACAAATTGACTACTCGCTTGGTTCAGTCTAATAGCCTGATAGCTATTGAAGACTTGGCAGTTAGAAACATGGTCAAAAACCGTAAGCTGGCTCGTTCGATTAGCGATGCAGCTTGGGGTGAGATGCGAGCGCAACTGGAATATAAGTGCGAGTGGTACGGACGAAAACTGGTCAAGATTGACCGCTTTTTTCCAAGCAGCAAACGATGTCAATGCGGTTTCGTAATTGAAAAATTGCCTTTGAATGTTCGCAGTTGGGACTGCCCTAGCTGTATGACAATAGGCATTGACAGGGACATCAACGCTGCAAAAAACATACTCGCTGCGGGACTCGCAGTGATCGTCTGTGGAGCGGACATAAGACCTGATAACCATAGTGTTAAAGGAGCGAGTGCGGTCTTGGGGGTTTCCCCCACTCGCCTTTCGCGTGGGCAGTTGCGGAAAACTCGAAAGAGAAAGAAACAGAAACCCAAATAG
- a CDS encoding tetratricopeptide repeat protein, with translation MDLNPANVRAWINQGVTFREMGLYDLAVENFDIAGIIGNSLHERIYAERGRAYHLRGDWNCAVADYQNALELLALQPNLINYQQKVQSWLDELLDPSKNFLD, from the coding sequence TTGGATTTAAATCCTGCCAATGTTCGTGCTTGGATCAATCAAGGTGTAACTTTCCGAGAAATGGGTTTATACGATTTAGCCGTAGAAAATTTTGATATTGCTGGGATCATTGGCAACAGTTTACACGAAAGGATTTATGCCGAACGGGGTAGAGCTTATCACCTAAGAGGAGATTGGAATTGTGCGGTAGCAGATTATCAAAATGCTTTAGAGTTGTTAGCTTTACAGCCTAATTTAATTAACTATCAACAAAAAGTACAAAGTTGGCTCGATGAGCTACTTGATCCGTCCAAAAACTTTCTTGATTAA
- a CDS encoding slr1601 family putative cell division protein produces MISPQPKSAARQKFYTELTIETGIKLIFNCVLALIAIASLGKLLPYNFAQQTKLKELRAEVEETEARVATLRKQLNYNFAPEQTRSLMEQYSSQLAPNQSRIFWLDPKQPQKN; encoded by the coding sequence ATGATTTCTCCACAACCTAAATCGGCTGCTCGACAAAAATTTTACACAGAATTAACAATTGAAACTGGAATCAAGCTGATTTTTAATTGCGTTCTAGCTCTGATTGCGATCGCTTCTTTGGGAAAATTGTTACCCTATAATTTTGCTCAACAAACTAAATTAAAAGAATTACGTGCTGAAGTTGAAGAAACAGAAGCTAGAGTCGCAACTTTAAGAAAACAACTCAATTATAATTTTGCTCCAGAACAAACCCGAAGCTTAATGGAGCAATACAGTTCTCAACTAGCTCCTAATCAAAGCAGAATCTTTTGGCTTGATCCCAAACAACCACAAAAAAATTAA
- the psaM gene encoding photosystem I reaction center subunit XII has protein sequence MPLSDTQVLIALVIALIPGILALRLSTELYKS, from the coding sequence ATGCCTTTATCAGATACTCAAGTTTTAATTGCTTTAGTTATCGCTCTAATTCCCGGAATCCTAGCTCTCCGACTTTCTACTGAACTTTATAAATCTTAA